The proteins below are encoded in one region of Caldisericia bacterium:
- a CDS encoding pyridoxal phosphate-dependent aminotransferase: MIRFAERTQTMGTEGAFEVLARAKELEKMGKEVFHFEIGEPDFDTPENIKKAAFEALNKGFTHYTPAFGIYEVREAIAKYITKTRGFEVKPESIIVTAGAKPAIVYALLSLVDKGEEVIYPDPGYPIYNSAVRIAEAKPVPLPLLEEKDFRFDLNDLEKRVTDKTRMIILNSPHNPTGGILTLEDFYGIRDIIGNKEIYILADEIYSRIVYEGEFISITKVKELRDRVILIDGFSKTYAMTGWRLGYAVADPEIIKMIAKFVINNYSCPTAFVQIAGIEALEGDQSSVDYMVKEFKERRDIIVEGLNNINGITCRLPKGAFYVFPNVKSFGKTSKEIQNYLLNEYGIACLPGTSFGEYGEGYLRFSYAASKDSIKKALEVLKEAFKRL; this comes from the coding sequence ACACAAACAATGGGAACAGAGGGTGCATTTGAAGTTCTTGCTAGAGCTAAAGAACTTGAAAAAATGGGTAAAGAAGTTTTTCATTTTGAAATAGGAGAACCTGACTTTGATACTCCTGAAAATATAAAAAAGGCTGCTTTCGAAGCTTTAAATAAAGGTTTTACTCATTACACCCCTGCTTTTGGAATTTATGAAGTAAGAGAAGCAATTGCAAAATATATTACAAAAACAAGAGGATTTGAAGTAAAGCCTGAAAGTATTATTGTAACTGCTGGTGCAAAACCTGCAATTGTCTATGCATTGTTATCACTTGTAGATAAAGGAGAAGAGGTGATTTATCCAGATCCTGGTTATCCAATATATAATTCTGCTGTTAGAATCGCTGAGGCAAAACCTGTTCCTTTACCTCTTTTAGAAGAAAAGGACTTTAGATTTGACCTAAATGATCTTGAAAAGAGAGTGACAGATAAGACAAGAATGATAATTTTAAATTCACCCCATAACCCTACTGGTGGTATTTTGACACTTGAAGATTTTTATGGAATAAGAGATATAATTGGAAATAAAGAGATTTACATATTAGCAGATGAAATTTATTCAAGAATAGTTTATGAGGGGGAATTTATATCTATAACAAAAGTTAAAGAATTAAGAGATAGAGTTATATTAATTGATGGTTTTTCAAAAACATACGCAATGACAGGATGGCGTCTTGGATATGCAGTTGCTGATCCAGAAATAATAAAAATGATTGCAAAATTTGTAATTAATAATTATTCATGTCCAACAGCTTTTGTTCAAATTGCAGGAATTGAAGCACTTGAAGGAGATCAAAGTTCAGTTGATTATATGGTTAAAGAGTTTAAAGAGAGAAGAGATATAATTGTTGAAGGATTAAACAATATAAATGGAATAACTTGTCGACTTCCAAAGGGTGCTTTTTATGTATTTCCAAATGTGAAAAGTTTTGGAAAAACCTCTAAGGAGATACAAAATTATCTTTTAAATGAGTATGGAATTGCATGTCTTCCAGGTACAAGTTTTGGAGAATATGGAGAAGGATATTTAAGATTTTCTTATGCAGCGAGCAAAGATAGCATTAAAAAAGCATTAGAAGTTTTAAAGGAGGCATTTAAGAGGTTATAA